From Macaca mulatta isolate MMU2019108-1 chromosome 1, T2T-MMU8v2.0, whole genome shotgun sequence, the proteins below share one genomic window:
- the DYNLT4 gene encoding dynein light chain Tctex-type 4 isoform X1, with protein MASLHKGRKRALAQAPWAPRNPGSLGLSDPLVLKHSRSMASRPLPPGRQEEENAKDYGPKPSPVRPRGRLPSIDEARPAGPGPGPASRRGSMLGVATSFSRRNSLAGPGAGPGGRRPSLGPVPPLGSRVSFSGLPLAPARQVAPSYRTEPVPGERWEAARAQRALEAALSAGLRDACYSSDEAARLVQELCEQVHVRLRELSPPRYKLVCSVVLGPRAGQGIHVVSRALWDVARDGLASVSYTNTSLFAVATVHGLYCE; from the exons ATGGCCAGTCTCCACAAGGGGAGAAAACGGGCCCTGGCTCAAGCGCCCTGGG CACCTaggaacccaggcagcctgggacTATCTGATCCACTTGTTCTAAAACACAG CAGGTCCATGGCCAGCAGGCCTCTGCCGCCGGGACGCCAGGAGGAGGAGAATGCCAAAGACTACGGGCCGAAACCCTCACCAGTGCGGCCCCGAGGCCGCCTGCCCAGCATTGATGAGGCGCGACCGGCAGGTCCAGGTCCTGGCCCGGCCTCCCGCCGGGGCTCCATGCTGGGCGTGGCCACGTCCTTCTCCCGTCGCAACTCGCTAGCCGGGCCAGGCGCGGGTCCTGGGGGTCGGCGGCCATCCCTGGGCCCGGTGCCCCCTCTGGGCTCACGGGTCAGCTTCTCAGGGTTGCCTCTGGCGCCCGCCCGTCAGGTGGCGCCCTCCTACCGCACGGAGCCGGTGCCCGGGGAGCGCTGGGAGGCTGCGCGCGCACAGCGTGCCCTGGAGGCGGCACTGTCCGCAGGGCTGCGCGACGCGTGCTACTCCAGCGACGAGGCCGCGAGGCTGGTGCAGGAGCTCTGCGAGCAGGTGCACGTTCGCCTGCGCGAGCTTAGCCCGCCGCGGTACAAGCTGGTGTGCAGCGTGGTGCTGGGGCCGCGAGCGGGCCAGGGCATTCACGTGGTCAGCCGCGCACTCTGGGACGTGGCGCGCGATGGGCTGGCCTCGGTCTCTTATACCAACACCTCGCTCTTCGCGGTGGCCACGGTCCACGGGCTCTACTGCGAGTGA
- the DYNLT4 gene encoding dynein light chain Tctex-type 4 isoform X2, with amino-acid sequence MASRPLPPGRQEEENAKDYGPKPSPVRPRGRLPSIDEARPAGPGPGPASRRGSMLGVATSFSRRNSLAGPGAGPGGRRPSLGPVPPLGSRVSFSGLPLAPARQVAPSYRTEPVPGERWEAARAQRALEAALSAGLRDACYSSDEAARLVQELCEQVHVRLRELSPPRYKLVCSVVLGPRAGQGIHVVSRALWDVARDGLASVSYTNTSLFAVATVHGLYCE; translated from the coding sequence ATGGCCAGCAGGCCTCTGCCGCCGGGACGCCAGGAGGAGGAGAATGCCAAAGACTACGGGCCGAAACCCTCACCAGTGCGGCCCCGAGGCCGCCTGCCCAGCATTGATGAGGCGCGACCGGCAGGTCCAGGTCCTGGCCCGGCCTCCCGCCGGGGCTCCATGCTGGGCGTGGCCACGTCCTTCTCCCGTCGCAACTCGCTAGCCGGGCCAGGCGCGGGTCCTGGGGGTCGGCGGCCATCCCTGGGCCCGGTGCCCCCTCTGGGCTCACGGGTCAGCTTCTCAGGGTTGCCTCTGGCGCCCGCCCGTCAGGTGGCGCCCTCCTACCGCACGGAGCCGGTGCCCGGGGAGCGCTGGGAGGCTGCGCGCGCACAGCGTGCCCTGGAGGCGGCACTGTCCGCAGGGCTGCGCGACGCGTGCTACTCCAGCGACGAGGCCGCGAGGCTGGTGCAGGAGCTCTGCGAGCAGGTGCACGTTCGCCTGCGCGAGCTTAGCCCGCCGCGGTACAAGCTGGTGTGCAGCGTGGTGCTGGGGCCGCGAGCGGGCCAGGGCATTCACGTGGTCAGCCGCGCACTCTGGGACGTGGCGCGCGATGGGCTGGCCTCGGTCTCTTATACCAACACCTCGCTCTTCGCGGTGGCCACGGTCCACGGGCTCTACTGCGAGTGA
- the PLK3 gene encoding serine/threonine-protein kinase PLK3 isoform X1, translated as MPGPHSDFSTRPEGWGKKEAPMSGTRSGQGGRAAAEPAPPAGPGPPPSALPGPELEMLAGLPTSDPGRLITDPRSGRTYFKGRLLGKGGFARCYEATDTETGSAYAVKVIPQSRVAKPHQREKILNEIELHRDLQHRHIVRFSHHFEDADNIYIFLELCSRKSLAHIWKARHTLLEPEVRYYLRQILSGLKYLHQRGILHRDLKLGNFFITENMELKVGDFGLAARLEPPEQRKKTICGTPNYVAPEVLLRQGHGPEADVWSLGCVMYTLLCGSPPFETADLKETYRCIKQVHYTLPASLSLPARQLLAAILRASPRDRPSIDQILRHDFFTKGYTPDRLPISSCVTVPDLTPPNPARSLFAKVTKSLFGRKKNKSKNHAQERDEVSCLVSGLMRTSVGHQDARPEAPAASGPAPVSLVETAPEDSSPRGTLASSGDGFEEGLTVATVVESALCALRNCVAFMPPAEQNPAPLAQPEPLVWVSKWVDYSNKFGFGYQLSSRRVAVLFNDGTHMALSANRKTVHYNPTSTKHFSFSVGAVPRALQPQLSILRYFTSYMEQHLMKGGDLPSVEEVEVPAPPLLLQWVKTDQALLMLFSDGTVQVNFYGDHTKLILSGWEPLLVTFVARNRSACTYLASHLRQLGCSPDLRQRLRYALRLLRDRSPA; from the exons ATGCCCGGGCCCCACTCGGACTTCAGCACACGCCCCGAAGGATGGGGAAAGAAAGAGGCCCCCATGAGCGGGACTCGCAGTGGCCAAGGAGGG CGTGCGGCCGCCGAGCCCGCTCCCCCGGCCGGGCCCGGGCCGCCTCCGAGTGCCTTGCCCGGACCTGAGCTGGAGATGCTGGCCGGGCTACCGACGTCAGACCCCGGGCGCCTCATCACGGACCCGCGCAGTGGCCGCACCTACTTCAAAGGCCGCTTGTTGGGCAAG GGGGGCTTCGCCCGCTGCTACGAGGCCACTGACACAGAGACTGGCAGCGCCTACGCTGTCAAAGTCATCCCGCAGAGCCGCGTCGCCAAGCCGCATCAGCGCGAGAAG ATCCTAAATGAGATTGAGCTGCACCGAGACCTGCAGCACCGCCACATCGTGCGTTTTTCGCACCACTTTGAGGACGCTGACAACATCTACATTTTCCTGGAGCTCTGCAGTCGAAAG TCCCTGGCCCACATCTGGAAGGCCCGGCACACCCTGTTGGAGCCAGAAGTGCGCTACTACCTGCGGCAGATTCTTTCCGGCCTCAAGTACTTGCACCAGCGCGGCATCTTGCACCGGGACCTCAAGTTGG GAAATTTTTTCATCACTGAGAACATGGAACTGAAGGTGGGGGATTTTGGGCTGGCAGCCCGGTTGGAGCCTCCGGAGCAGAGGAAGAA GACCATCTGTGGCACCCCCAACTATGTGGCTCCAGAAGTGCTACTGAGACAGGGCCATGGGCCCGAGGCGGATGTGTGGTCACTGGGCTGTGTCAT GTACACGCTGCTCTGCGGGAGCCCTCCCTTTGAGACAGCTGACCTGAAGGAGACGTACCGCTGCATCAAGCAGGTTCACTACACGCTGCCTGCCAGCCTCTCACTGCCTGCTCGGCAGCTCCTGGCTGCCATCCTTCGGGCCTCACCCCGAGACCGCCCCTCTATTGACCAGATCTTGCGCCATGACTTCTTTACCaag GGCTACACCCCCGATCGACTCCCTATCAGCAGCTGCGTGACAGTCCCAGACCTGACACCCCCCAACCCGGCTAGGAGTCTGTTTGCCAAAGTTACCAAGAGCCTCTTTGGCAGAAAGAAGAACAAGA GTAAGAATCATGCCCAGGAGAGGGACGAGGTCTCCTGTTTGGTAAGCGGCCTCATGCGCACGTCGGTTGGCCATCAGGATGCCAGGCCAGAG GCTCCAGCAGCTTCTGGCCCAGCCCCTGTCAGCCTAGTAGAGACAGCACCTGAGGACAGCTCACCCCGTGGGACACTGGCAAGCAGTGGAGATG GATTTGAAGAAGGTCTGACTGTGGCCACAGTAGTGGAGTCAGCCCTCTGTGCGCTGAGAAACTGTGTGGCCTTCATGCCCCCAG CGGAACAGAACCCGGCCCCGCTGGCCCAGCCAGAGCCTCTGGTGTGGGTCAGCAAGTGGGTTGACTACTCCAATAAGTTCGGCTTTGGGTATCAACTGTCCAGCCGCCGTGTGGCTGTGCTCTTCAACGATGGCACACATATGGCCCTGTCAGCCAACAGAAA GACTGTGCACTACAACCCCACCAGCACAAAGCACTTCTCCTTCTCCGTGGGTGCTGTGCCCCGGGCCCTGCAGCCTCAGCTGAGTATCCTGCGGTACTTCACCTCCTACATGGAGCAGCACCTCATGAAG GGTGGAGATCTGCCCAGTGTGGAAGAGGTAGAGGTACCTGCTCCACCCTTGCTGCTGCAGTGGGTCAAGACGGACCAGGCTCTCCTCATGCTGTTTAGTGATGGCACGGTCCAG GTGAACTTCTACGGGGATCACACCAAGCTGATTCTCAGTGGCTGGGAGCCCCTCCTTGTGACTTTTGTAGCCCGAAATCGTAGTGCTTGTACTTACCTCGCTTCCCACCTTCGGCAGCTGGGCTGCTCTCCAGACCTGCGGCAGCGACTCCGCTATGCTCTGCGCCTGCTCCGGGACCGCAGCCCAGCCTAG
- the PLK3 gene encoding serine/threonine-protein kinase PLK3 isoform X2 — protein MEPATGFLSPRPFQRAAAEPAPPAGPGPPPSALPGPELEMLAGLPTSDPGRLITDPRSGRTYFKGRLLGKGGFARCYEATDTETGSAYAVKVIPQSRVAKPHQREKILNEIELHRDLQHRHIVRFSHHFEDADNIYIFLELCSRKSLAHIWKARHTLLEPEVRYYLRQILSGLKYLHQRGILHRDLKLGNFFITENMELKVGDFGLAARLEPPEQRKKTICGTPNYVAPEVLLRQGHGPEADVWSLGCVMYTLLCGSPPFETADLKETYRCIKQVHYTLPASLSLPARQLLAAILRASPRDRPSIDQILRHDFFTKGYTPDRLPISSCVTVPDLTPPNPARSLFAKVTKSLFGRKKNKSKNHAQERDEVSCLVSGLMRTSVGHQDARPEAPAASGPAPVSLVETAPEDSSPRGTLASSGDGFEEGLTVATVVESALCALRNCVAFMPPAEQNPAPLAQPEPLVWVSKWVDYSNKFGFGYQLSSRRVAVLFNDGTHMALSANRKTVHYNPTSTKHFSFSVGAVPRALQPQLSILRYFTSYMEQHLMKGGDLPSVEEVEVPAPPLLLQWVKTDQALLMLFSDGTVQVNFYGDHTKLILSGWEPLLVTFVARNRSACTYLASHLRQLGCSPDLRQRLRYALRLLRDRSPA, from the exons ATGGAGCCCGCCACTGGTTTCCTGTCCCCGCGCCCCTTCCAGCGTGCGGCCGCCGAGCCCGCTCCCCCGGCCGGGCCCGGGCCGCCTCCGAGTGCCTTGCCCGGACCTGAGCTGGAGATGCTGGCCGGGCTACCGACGTCAGACCCCGGGCGCCTCATCACGGACCCGCGCAGTGGCCGCACCTACTTCAAAGGCCGCTTGTTGGGCAAG GGGGGCTTCGCCCGCTGCTACGAGGCCACTGACACAGAGACTGGCAGCGCCTACGCTGTCAAAGTCATCCCGCAGAGCCGCGTCGCCAAGCCGCATCAGCGCGAGAAG ATCCTAAATGAGATTGAGCTGCACCGAGACCTGCAGCACCGCCACATCGTGCGTTTTTCGCACCACTTTGAGGACGCTGACAACATCTACATTTTCCTGGAGCTCTGCAGTCGAAAG TCCCTGGCCCACATCTGGAAGGCCCGGCACACCCTGTTGGAGCCAGAAGTGCGCTACTACCTGCGGCAGATTCTTTCCGGCCTCAAGTACTTGCACCAGCGCGGCATCTTGCACCGGGACCTCAAGTTGG GAAATTTTTTCATCACTGAGAACATGGAACTGAAGGTGGGGGATTTTGGGCTGGCAGCCCGGTTGGAGCCTCCGGAGCAGAGGAAGAA GACCATCTGTGGCACCCCCAACTATGTGGCTCCAGAAGTGCTACTGAGACAGGGCCATGGGCCCGAGGCGGATGTGTGGTCACTGGGCTGTGTCAT GTACACGCTGCTCTGCGGGAGCCCTCCCTTTGAGACAGCTGACCTGAAGGAGACGTACCGCTGCATCAAGCAGGTTCACTACACGCTGCCTGCCAGCCTCTCACTGCCTGCTCGGCAGCTCCTGGCTGCCATCCTTCGGGCCTCACCCCGAGACCGCCCCTCTATTGACCAGATCTTGCGCCATGACTTCTTTACCaag GGCTACACCCCCGATCGACTCCCTATCAGCAGCTGCGTGACAGTCCCAGACCTGACACCCCCCAACCCGGCTAGGAGTCTGTTTGCCAAAGTTACCAAGAGCCTCTTTGGCAGAAAGAAGAACAAGA GTAAGAATCATGCCCAGGAGAGGGACGAGGTCTCCTGTTTGGTAAGCGGCCTCATGCGCACGTCGGTTGGCCATCAGGATGCCAGGCCAGAG GCTCCAGCAGCTTCTGGCCCAGCCCCTGTCAGCCTAGTAGAGACAGCACCTGAGGACAGCTCACCCCGTGGGACACTGGCAAGCAGTGGAGATG GATTTGAAGAAGGTCTGACTGTGGCCACAGTAGTGGAGTCAGCCCTCTGTGCGCTGAGAAACTGTGTGGCCTTCATGCCCCCAG CGGAACAGAACCCGGCCCCGCTGGCCCAGCCAGAGCCTCTGGTGTGGGTCAGCAAGTGGGTTGACTACTCCAATAAGTTCGGCTTTGGGTATCAACTGTCCAGCCGCCGTGTGGCTGTGCTCTTCAACGATGGCACACATATGGCCCTGTCAGCCAACAGAAA GACTGTGCACTACAACCCCACCAGCACAAAGCACTTCTCCTTCTCCGTGGGTGCTGTGCCCCGGGCCCTGCAGCCTCAGCTGAGTATCCTGCGGTACTTCACCTCCTACATGGAGCAGCACCTCATGAAG GGTGGAGATCTGCCCAGTGTGGAAGAGGTAGAGGTACCTGCTCCACCCTTGCTGCTGCAGTGGGTCAAGACGGACCAGGCTCTCCTCATGCTGTTTAGTGATGGCACGGTCCAG GTGAACTTCTACGGGGATCACACCAAGCTGATTCTCAGTGGCTGGGAGCCCCTCCTTGTGACTTTTGTAGCCCGAAATCGTAGTGCTTGTACTTACCTCGCTTCCCACCTTCGGCAGCTGGGCTGCTCTCCAGACCTGCGGCAGCGACTCCGCTATGCTCTGCGCCTGCTCCGGGACCGCAGCCCAGCCTAG